From a region of the Streptacidiphilus albus JL83 genome:
- a CDS encoding alpha/beta fold hydrolase, translating to MRDVRSVPQPRQRCWAPTRHARHDDVEIAYDRLEGSRGEPLLLVMGLATSRFWWPDGLCAAFAEAGFEVARYDQRDAGQSTRMPDTSTGNPFKALFGKRGEAYTSEDMTDDAIAVLDALGWQRAHVFGHSLGGLIAQRLALRHPDRILSITSSGALPSDVAGLRVLRHLRFGLLAKLARTKFPQGREGDIAAGMAVRRGIASPGYPFDEAAALAWIEAEADTGPRDAKAQSRQVGAQWHGPALAELRRPTLVLHGEQDPILRVSAGRATARSVPGARLVTFPGVGHDLPEPLWPRIAREVRDNATAGELS from the coding sequence ATGCGCGACGTCCGGTCAGTCCCGCAACCCCGGCAGCGTTGCTGGGCCCCCACCCGCCATGCCCGGCACGACGACGTGGAGATCGCCTACGACCGGCTGGAGGGCTCGCGCGGCGAGCCCCTGCTACTGGTGATGGGCCTGGCCACGTCCAGGTTCTGGTGGCCCGACGGCCTGTGCGCGGCCTTCGCCGAGGCCGGCTTCGAGGTCGCCCGCTACGACCAGCGCGACGCCGGCCAGTCCACCCGGATGCCCGACACCAGTACCGGCAACCCCTTCAAGGCGCTGTTCGGAAAGCGCGGCGAGGCCTACACCTCCGAGGACATGACCGACGACGCGATCGCCGTCCTGGACGCCCTCGGCTGGCAGCGGGCCCACGTCTTCGGCCACTCCCTGGGCGGGCTGATCGCCCAGCGGCTCGCGCTGCGACACCCCGACCGGATCCTCAGCATCACCTCCTCGGGCGCGCTGCCCAGCGACGTCGCCGGGCTCCGGGTCCTGCGGCACCTGCGCTTCGGGCTGCTGGCCAAGCTCGCCCGGACCAAGTTCCCCCAGGGTAGGGAGGGCGACATCGCGGCCGGGATGGCCGTCCGGCGCGGCATCGCCTCCCCCGGCTACCCCTTCGACGAGGCGGCGGCCCTGGCCTGGATCGAGGCCGAGGCCGACACCGGCCCGCGCGACGCCAAGGCGCAGAGCCGACAGGTCGGCGCCCAGTGGCACGGCCCCGCGCTCGCGGAGCTGCGCCGGCCGACGCTCGTCCTGCACGGCGAGCAGGACCCGATCCTGCGGGTCAGCGCCGGGCGCGCCACCGCCCGGAGCGTCCCCGGCGCCCGGCTGGTCACCTTCCCCGGCGTCGGCCACGACCTCCCCGAGCCACTGTGGCCGAGGATCGCCCGCGAGGTCCGGGACAACGCGACCGCCGGCGAGCTCAGCTGA
- a CDS encoding acyl-CoA-like ligand-binding transcription factor — MTSAPLHDSAGIEELLGASLGLRERKKLKTRRAIRAAAFRRFAEQGYEATTIDQIAGDADISPSTFFRYFPTKEDLVIRDDYDPLLESALRARPANESLVESIRHAMMEPLREIIAVDHDDMLTRMRILIDNPVVNARNQAEMHRTRDMLLNVFCERNGRSPEDLELRVQIAAFLAATFETILYWAQRDGQDDIVTLLEQALDAVAKGFNH; from the coding sequence ATGACCTCCGCACCACTGCACGACTCCGCAGGCATCGAAGAACTGCTCGGCGCCTCCCTCGGACTGCGTGAACGCAAGAAGCTGAAGACCCGCCGCGCGATCCGCGCGGCGGCCTTCCGCCGTTTCGCCGAGCAGGGGTACGAGGCCACCACCATCGACCAGATCGCGGGCGACGCCGACATCTCCCCCAGCACGTTCTTCAGGTACTTCCCCACCAAGGAGGACCTGGTCATCCGCGACGACTACGACCCGCTGCTGGAGTCCGCGCTGCGCGCCCGCCCGGCGAACGAGTCGCTGGTGGAGTCGATCCGCCACGCCATGATGGAGCCGCTGCGCGAGATCATCGCCGTCGACCACGACGACATGCTGACGCGGATGCGGATACTGATCGACAACCCGGTCGTCAACGCCCGCAACCAGGCCGAGATGCACCGCACCCGGGACATGCTGCTGAACGTCTTCTGCGAGCGCAACGGGCGCTCTCCGGAGGACCTGGAGCTCCGGGTCCAGATCGCGGCCTTCCTGGCCGCCACTTTCGAGACCATCCTCTACTGGGCCCAGCGCGACGGCCAGGACGACATCGTCACCCTGCTCGAACAGGCCCTGGATGCGGTCGCCAAGGGCTTCAACCACTGA
- a CDS encoding endonuclease NucS domain-containing protein: MTALPEHEIRDLLAEQLDVLEPGLTLVRREFPLSDRPLHTRGKIDILARDRHGLWVIIELKRSTSTSREALHEVAKYAELLQRDKQVAPDRIRALIVSTDWRELLVPVSNMARDWSHDLRGYELQVHEDRTLSVERVSLLPTPVEQYVTPVHCIYLYATPQDRDRGWRHIQRVATEIGAPHLLAADFDRVNDMDTVVAHYGLYLGIGTVEWGSVLSDASEAEGYAAEHPAEYEALCEINARVRCVSVESAHPGVLDTLLDNPNWDITGYRGAGAFAVNNGAFEERDWLLMLAGHDRGDGHVKFIGAVNRRIASRWRSFVEQAMTSLGGNPVWEVLVRAWLERVAQQPGDIDVFLWIYNPCDLIQTVVYGWPDELARWEPRITAVASFSDGSSSVVEGRLCTNSMGGAPGFHHFAHEVYSDPVSWMVTRYGGATWVSDLDLVRRLGLTYTFLEITSDHSGGPAPGDERGLWLVEDGRASRYSSNDPEFLMALQLNTYRGDFVPLHDFLKMYCHEVNALRIEYLTCLDIRR, translated from the coding sequence ATGACGGCGTTACCCGAACATGAGATCCGTGACCTCTTGGCGGAGCAGCTTGACGTCCTCGAACCAGGACTGACTCTCGTTCGACGCGAGTTTCCGCTGAGCGACCGGCCGCTCCACACGAGGGGAAAGATCGACATCCTCGCCCGCGACCGGCACGGCCTATGGGTGATCATCGAGTTGAAGCGTTCGACGTCCACCTCGCGTGAGGCGTTGCACGAAGTGGCGAAGTATGCAGAGTTGCTGCAGCGCGACAAGCAGGTCGCCCCGGACCGCATCCGTGCGCTCATCGTGTCGACAGACTGGCGCGAACTGCTCGTGCCAGTGAGCAACATGGCCCGTGACTGGAGCCATGACCTTCGGGGCTACGAGCTCCAGGTTCATGAGGACCGAACACTCAGCGTCGAGCGAGTCAGCCTGCTTCCCACGCCGGTGGAACAGTACGTCACGCCGGTGCACTGCATATACCTCTACGCGACTCCTCAGGACCGCGACCGCGGGTGGAGGCACATCCAGCGGGTCGCTACCGAGATCGGTGCACCCCACCTACTCGCCGCCGACTTCGATCGCGTCAACGACATGGACACTGTCGTCGCGCATTATGGCCTCTACCTGGGCATCGGCACTGTCGAGTGGGGGAGTGTGCTGTCGGACGCCTCGGAGGCGGAAGGCTACGCCGCGGAGCACCCGGCCGAGTATGAGGCACTCTGTGAAATCAACGCTCGCGTCCGCTGCGTGAGTGTCGAGTCGGCTCACCCGGGAGTGCTGGACACTCTGCTCGATAATCCCAATTGGGACATCACCGGATATCGGGGCGCGGGGGCGTTCGCCGTGAACAACGGCGCGTTCGAGGAACGCGACTGGCTGCTGATGCTCGCCGGTCATGACCGGGGGGACGGGCACGTCAAGTTCATCGGGGCCGTGAATCGCCGGATCGCGAGCCGATGGCGCTCCTTCGTGGAGCAGGCCATGACCAGCCTCGGGGGTAACCCCGTTTGGGAAGTGCTCGTCCGAGCTTGGCTGGAGCGAGTAGCCCAGCAGCCAGGGGACATCGACGTCTTCCTGTGGATCTACAACCCCTGTGACCTCATCCAGACCGTCGTCTACGGATGGCCGGACGAGCTCGCCCGGTGGGAACCACGCATCACGGCTGTCGCGAGCTTCTCCGACGGCAGTAGCTCCGTCGTCGAGGGCAGGCTGTGCACAAACAGCATGGGTGGTGCACCTGGCTTCCATCACTTCGCGCACGAGGTCTACAGCGATCCTGTCAGCTGGATGGTGACCCGGTACGGAGGCGCCACCTGGGTGAGCGACCTGGACTTGGTCCGCCGGCTCGGGCTGACCTACACGTTCCTCGAAATCACCAGTGACCACTCGGGGGGCCCAGCCCCAGGGGATGAGCGCGGCCTCTGGCTGGTCGAGGATGGGCGGGCGAGCCGCTACTCGTCCAACGATCCGGAGTTTCTCATGGCCTTGCAGCTCAACACCTATAGAGGGGACTTTGTGCCCCTTCACGATTTTCTGAAGATGTACTGCCATGAGGTCAATGCGCTCCGCATTGAGTACCTCACCTGCCTGGACATCAGGCGTTGA
- a CDS encoding MFS transporter translates to MNSPNAPAAATASTAAGQAVDPAPPPSARRWWALGALGLSVLVLGFDGTILNVALPDMSVELHAGTSQLQWIVDAYLVVFAAAMLPAGLLGDRFGRRRLLIAGLTLFGAASLVGTLTDSANTLIAVRTVMGLGGAFIMPLGMSIIPSLFPAGERARAVAVMTAGMAVGMPLGPILGGLLLSHFWWGSIFLINVPLIVISIIACLVLVPESRNPAVPRVDLLSAVLGVGGLAALTFGIIQGPTDGWGSPLVVGVLVASVLLLAGLVLRERTQSDPMLDFRLLRDPVYRWNTLATVLVSFVLMGALFVLPQYLQSVLGNSALGTGVRLMPLMAGLLVAARLAERLVARIAVRGVVSAGLLLVSVAMFLGSRTTVGDGYGWTALWLSVLGLGMGFAMVPAMGAAMAVLPEDRAGVGSGLLQTLRQCAGAIGVALLGSMLLGIYTGRLDTTGLPSAAAHTARGSVSAAQAVSVRLHDGALAVSAHGAFVHGMNAVLLVCGIAAALSALLIALRMPGALASDTDRP, encoded by the coding sequence CGCCGCTGGTGGGCGCTGGGGGCACTCGGGCTCAGCGTCCTGGTGCTCGGCTTCGACGGCACCATCCTGAATGTCGCGCTGCCCGACATGTCCGTCGAACTGCACGCCGGCACCAGCCAGTTGCAGTGGATAGTGGACGCCTACCTGGTCGTCTTCGCGGCCGCCATGCTCCCGGCCGGACTGCTCGGCGACCGCTTCGGCCGACGGCGGCTGCTCATCGCCGGACTGACCCTCTTCGGCGCGGCCTCGCTGGTCGGCACCCTCACCGACTCCGCCAACACCCTGATCGCCGTCCGCACGGTGATGGGCCTCGGCGGGGCGTTCATCATGCCGCTCGGGATGTCGATCATCCCCAGCCTCTTCCCGGCCGGCGAGCGAGCCAGGGCCGTCGCCGTGATGACCGCCGGGATGGCCGTCGGCATGCCGCTCGGACCGATACTGGGCGGCCTGCTGCTCAGCCACTTCTGGTGGGGCTCGATCTTCCTGATCAATGTCCCGCTGATCGTCATCAGCATCATCGCCTGCCTGGTCCTGGTCCCCGAGTCGCGCAATCCGGCCGTCCCCCGGGTGGACCTGCTCAGCGCCGTGCTCGGGGTCGGCGGCCTCGCCGCGCTCACCTTCGGCATCATCCAGGGGCCCACGGACGGCTGGGGCAGCCCGCTGGTCGTGGGCGTCCTGGTGGCCTCGGTGCTGCTGCTGGCCGGCCTGGTGCTGCGCGAACGCACCCAGTCGGACCCGATGCTGGACTTCCGACTGCTGCGCGACCCGGTCTACCGGTGGAACACCCTCGCCACCGTGCTGGTCTCGTTCGTGCTGATGGGCGCCCTGTTCGTGCTCCCGCAGTACCTCCAGTCGGTGCTGGGGAACAGCGCCCTGGGCACCGGGGTGCGGCTGATGCCGCTGATGGCCGGGCTGCTGGTGGCCGCCAGGCTGGCCGAGCGGCTGGTCGCCAGGATCGCCGTGCGCGGGGTGGTCAGCGCCGGACTGCTGCTGGTCTCCGTCGCCATGTTCCTGGGCAGCCGCACCACCGTCGGCGACGGCTACGGCTGGACCGCGCTGTGGCTGAGCGTGCTCGGCCTCGGCATGGGCTTCGCCATGGTCCCGGCGATGGGTGCGGCCATGGCCGTGCTGCCGGAGGACCGGGCCGGCGTGGGCTCCGGACTGCTGCAGACCCTCCGCCAGTGCGCCGGCGCCATCGGTGTCGCCCTGCTCGGCAGCATGCTGCTGGGGATCTACACCGGACGGCTCGACACCACCGGGCTGCCGTCCGCCGCCGCCCACACCGCACGGGGCTCGGTCTCCGCCGCCCAGGCCGTGTCCGTCCGGCTGCACGACGGCGCGCTGGCGGTCTCCGCCCACGGCGCCTTCGTCCACGGGATGAACGCCGTGCTGCTGGTCTGCGGCATCGCCGCCGCGCTGTCGGCGCTGCTGATAGCCCTCCGGATGCCCGGGGCCCTCGCGTCCGACACCGACCGTCCGTGA
- a CDS encoding TetR/AcrR family transcriptional regulator — protein sequence MGEVTSTGPAGGSIWLRPQRAGRGPAPEYSRSRIAAAAVALADAEGLAAVTMRAVAVTLGTGPASLYRYVQTRDELIELMADEVNGEISYVGLGGGGGGGEGDGDAGGDWLGDLLVLARESHGVYLRHPWLLEAVASHQPIGPRAVDYLERALAALAGLDLDNRVKFEAIGVLGGLVQQLARMEVAQRSVGRSVPQWQQTQAEYLAQVALGGGHPQLAAAMAAQAQAQAQAQAQAQSQARAQAQAQAQSQARAQAQAQAQSQAQARAQARTQTQAVGTGSDVAAAESQFDRIIRRVLVGLLQP from the coding sequence ATGGGTGAGGTCACTTCGACGGGGCCGGCCGGCGGCAGCATCTGGCTGCGCCCGCAACGCGCCGGACGCGGCCCGGCTCCCGAGTACAGCCGCAGCCGGATCGCGGCGGCCGCAGTCGCACTGGCCGATGCGGAGGGGCTGGCGGCGGTCACCATGCGCGCGGTCGCGGTGACCCTGGGGACAGGGCCGGCCTCGCTCTACCGGTACGTCCAGACCCGGGACGAACTGATCGAGCTGATGGCCGACGAGGTCAACGGCGAGATCAGCTACGTCGGACTCGGGGGCGGCGGCGGGGGCGGAGAAGGGGACGGGGACGCGGGCGGGGACTGGCTGGGCGACCTGCTGGTGCTGGCCCGGGAAAGTCACGGCGTCTACCTGCGGCACCCGTGGCTGCTGGAGGCGGTCGCCTCGCACCAGCCGATCGGCCCCCGGGCCGTCGACTACCTGGAGCGGGCGCTGGCCGCGCTGGCCGGTCTCGACCTGGACAACCGGGTCAAGTTCGAGGCGATCGGCGTGCTCGGCGGCTTGGTCCAGCAGTTGGCGCGGATGGAGGTGGCGCAGCGCTCCGTCGGGCGGAGCGTGCCGCAGTGGCAGCAGACCCAGGCGGAGTACCTGGCCCAGGTCGCGCTGGGGGGCGGGCACCCGCAGCTGGCGGCGGCGATGGCCGCGCAGGCGCAGGCGCAGGCACAAGCCCAGGCCCAGGCCCAGTCCCAGGCACGGGCACAAGCCCAGGCCCAGGCCCAGTCCCAGGCACGGGCACAAGCCCAGGCCCAGGCCCAGTCCCAGGCCCAGGCACGGGCACAAGCCCGGACCCAGACTCAGGCCGTCGGGACCGGCTCGGACGTGGCTGCGGCGGAGTCGCAGTTCGACCGGATCATCCGCCGGGTCCTGGTGGGGCTGCTCCAGCCCTGA